A genomic window from Mustela erminea isolate mMusErm1 chromosome 16, mMusErm1.Pri, whole genome shotgun sequence includes:
- the LOC116575330 gene encoding LOW QUALITY PROTEIN: developmentally-regulated GTP-binding protein 1-like (The sequence of the model RefSeq protein was modified relative to this genomic sequence to represent the inferred CDS: inserted 3 bases in 2 codons), translating to MSSTLAKIAEIEAEMARTQKNKATAHHLGLLKARLAKLRRELITPKGGGGGGPGEGFDVAKTGDARIGFVGFPSVGKSTLLSNLAGVYSEVAAYEFTTLTTVPXGAKIQLLDLPGIIEGAKDGKGRGRQVIAVARTCNLIPIVLDVLKPLGHKKIIENELEGFGIRLNSKPPNIGFKKKDKGGINPTATCPQSELDAETVKSILAEYKIHNADVTLRSDATADDLIDVVEXNRVYIPCIYVLNKIDQISIEELDIIYKVPHCVPISAHHRWNFDDLLEKIWDYLKLVRIYTKPKGQLPDYTSPVVLPYSRTTVEDFCMKIHKNLIKEFKYALVWGLSVKHNPQKVGKDHTLEDEDVIQIVKK from the exons ATGAGCAGCACCTTAGCCAAGATCGCGGAGATTGAAGCCGAGATGGCTCGGACTCAAAAGAACAAGGCCACAGCACACCACCTAGGGCTGCTTAAGGCTCGCCTTGCTAAGCTTCGTAGAGAGCTCATTACCCcaaaaggtggtggtggtggtggaccAGGAGAAGGTTTTGATGTGGCCAAGACAGGTGATGCTCGAATTGGGTTTGTGGGTTTTCCATCAGTGGGGAAGTCAACACTGCTTAGTAACCTGGCAGGGGTATATTCTGAGGTGGCAGCCTATGAGTTCACTACTCTGACCACTGTGCC GGGTGCCAAGATCCAGCTCCTGGATCTTCCGGGTATCATTGAGGGTGCCAAGGATGGGAAAGGTAGAGGCCGTCAGGTCATTGCAGTGGCCCGAACATGTAACTTGATCCCGATTGTTCTGGATGTCTTGAAACCCTTGGGACATAAAAAGATAATTGAAAATGAGCTGGAAGGTTTTGGCATTCGCTTGAACAGCAAACCCCCCAATATTGGCTTTAAGAAGAAGGATAAAGGAGGCATTAATCCCACGGCCACTTGCCCTCAGAGTGAGCTGGATGCTGAAACTGTGAAGAGCATTCTGGCCGAATACAAAATTCACAATGCTGATGTGACGCTGCGTAGTGATGCCACAGCGGATGACCTCATCGATGTGGTGG GAAACAGAGTTTATATACCTTGTATCTACGTGTTGAATAAGATAGATCAGATTTCCATTGAGGAATTGGATATCATCTATAAGGTGCCTCACTGTGTACCCATTTCTGCCCATCATCGCTGGAATTTTGATGACCTATTGGAAAAGATCTGGGACTATCTGAAACTAGTGAGGATTTACACCAAACCCAAAGGCCAGTTGCCAGATTATACATCTCCAGTGGTGCTGCCTTACTCTAGGACTACAGTGGAAGATTTTTGCATGAAGATTCACAAAAACCTTATCAAAGAATTTAAATACGCTCTGGTCTGGGGTCTCTCTGTGAAACACAATCCTCAAAAAGTGGGTAAAGATCATACGTTGGAGGACGAGGATGTCATTCAGATTGTGAAGAAGTGA